The genomic region GCGCGAGTGCCAGGTTCGTTAAGGGTGCGGTCATAATTAAGGTCAGCTCGCCTGGATACAACTTGGCTTGCTCCACGATAAAGTCTGGCGCAAAACCTTCCTCGGCTTTCTTAGACACGGCCGGATCAGGCAGTGCACCGCCCAATCCGTCTTGTCCATGTACCCGGTGTTCATAATGCGACTTGCGAGTGAGTGGTCCAGCTGCTCCGGCAATCACCGGAATCGCTGGTGCACCCGCGAGTTCAAGAATTTTGCATGTATTCTCTGTTGCCTGCTGGAGTGATACGTTCCCACAGACCGTGGTGATGCCGAGGATGTCCAGCTTCCGGCTTTTAACTGCCAGCAAAATCGCCAGTGCATCGTCAATACCCGTGTCCACATCCAGAATGATGCGATTCAGCGCTTCACTCATCCGTTCTCAACTCCTATGCGGTGATATGGTTGCTTGCTGCAAATGATATAAGTTCAACATGTTGATCAAAGATAACTTTTAAGAAACTCGGTTTTTTTATTGTGCAATTTCACGGTTCCAGCGATCTGTCCAGCCTTTAACCTGTTGATTCACAAATTCCATATCCAGCTTGTTCAGCTTCTCAACAACGTCAGCGCCATATGTTACGCCTTCTGCTTCTTCAGCAGTCAGTTCAACCTTGGTGTTTACCGGGGAATCGACTTTAGCTTTGGCAGATTTCGCTTGTACATCCTGACTCAGCTGCCAGTTGATGAACTCTTCAGCCAGCTCTTTGTTTTTGCTTCCTTTTACCACATTGATCGTGTTCATCACGGCATATGCACCTTCGCTAGGTGTAACAAACTTTGCATTAGGAATAGCTGCTTTCAGATCTTTGAAATACATTTCCATGATCGGTCCGCCTGCAATCTCTTCCTGGGAGAACATGTTCACGAACTCGGACGTTTGACTATAGAATTTCACCACATTGCCGCTCAGTTTTTTCAGTTCAGCAAATGCCGCATCTTCATTAAACGTATCATTTCCAGCTACACGGGAAGCTGCATCCACAACCATTGGGCCAGCCGTTGCCGTAATATTCGGGATCGTCAGGTTACCTTCGAACGCTGGGTCCCACAGGTCACTCCATGAAGTCACTTCTTTGGATACGAGGTCCGGGTTATAAGCGATACCGAGCTGTCCAACCGTGTAGGCCGGGCCGTAATCTTCACCAAGTGGTGCTTTGGCAATATCATAAATGTCATTTACATTTGGAATTTTGGAGCGATCGATTTTCTCAAACAGACCTTCATCAATACCTTGTTGTGCATAGTAGTCAGAAAGGTAGATGACATCGACATTCGATGTACCCTGACGGATT from Paenibacillus sp. FSL R5-0341 harbors:
- a CDS encoding ABC transporter substrate-binding protein, which codes for MKKWISGLAAVAMTSVLLAGCGSTEDATGGSGSGGTAATKLVISTWGFSEDFFNESVFGPFEKEHNVDIVLEVGNNAERLNKIRQGTSNVDVIYLSDYYAQQGIDEGLFEKIDRSKIPNVNDIYDIAKAPLGEDYGPAYTVGQLGIAYNPDLVSKEVTSWSDLWDPAFEGNLTIPNITATAGPMVVDAASRVAGNDTFNEDAAFAELKKLSGNVVKFYSQTSEFVNMFSQEEIAGGPIMEMYFKDLKAAIPNAKFVTPSEGAYAVMNTINVVKGSKNKELAEEFINWQLSQDVQAKSAKAKVDSPVNTKVELTAEEAEGVTYGADVVEKLNKLDMEFVNQQVKGWTDRWNREIAQ